A window of the Halichoerus grypus chromosome 2, mHalGry1.hap1.1, whole genome shotgun sequence genome harbors these coding sequences:
- the GRIN2C gene encoding glutamate receptor ionotropic, NMDA 2C, producing the protein MQRAGGGRRGLSARAQRPFPPDPPVDMGGALGPALLLTSLLGAWAGLGPGQGEQAMTVAVVFGSLGPPQAQVRTRLTSQSFMDLPLEIQPLTVGVNNTNPSSLLTQICGLLGAARVHGIVFEDNVGTEAVAQILDFISFQTHVPIVSISGGSAVVLTPKEPGSAFLQLGVSLEQQLQVLFKVLEEYDWSAFAVITSLHPGHALFLDGVRAVADASYLSWRLLDVLTLELGPGGQRAHIQRLLRQVDAPVLVAYCSREEAEVLFAEAAQAGLVGPGHVWLVPSLALGSTDTPPAAFPVGLISVVTESWRLSLRQKVRDGVAILALGAHGYQRQHGALPSPAGDCRGHPGPVSPAREAFYRHLLNVTWEGRDFSFSPGGYLVQPTMVVIALNRHRLWEMVGRWDHGVLHMKYPVWPRYGASLQPVMDSRHVTVATLEERPFVIVESPDPGTGGCVPNTVPCRRQNNHTFSSGDTAPYTKLCCKGFCIDILKKLAKVVKFSYDLYLVTNGKHGKRVRGVWNGMIGEVYYKRADMAIGSLTINEERSEIVDFSVPFVETGISVMVARSNGTVSPSAFLEPYSPSVWVMMFVMCLTVVAITVFMFEYFSPVSYDQNLTSGKKSGGPSFTIGKSVWLLWALVFNNSVPIENPRGTTSKIMVLVWAFFAVIFLASYTANLAAFMIQEQYIDTVSGLSDKKFQRPQDQYPPFRFGTVPNGSTERNIRSNYRDMHTHMVKFNQRSVEDALTSLKMGKLDAFIYDAAVLNYMAGKDEGCKLVTIGSGKVFATTGYGIAMQKDSHWKRAIDLALLQFLGDGETQKLETVWLSGICQNEKNEVMSSKLDIDNMAGVFYMLLVAMGLALLVFAWEHLVYWKLRHSVPNTSRLDFLLAFSRGIYSCFSGVQSLASPARPPSPDLTAGSAQASVLKMLQAARDMVTTAGVSSSLDRAARTIESWGSGRRAPPPPACPGPRPHTPRPSPEPSPTGWGPPGGGRAAPGRRAPQPPGHPPTPRPSLPDVSRVSGWSAREARRQVRAGRGGRHLWASERRALPERPLSPERCHYSSFPRADRSGRPFLPLFPEPPEPEDLPLLGPEQLAWREALLRAAWARGPHPRHASLPSSVAEAFAGSRSLPAGCGRLACGRLAQVPPMRLPSYWEACQEGVWAEVPAWPHRQPACLHAHAHLPLCWGVVCPPLPPCASHSPWLTGAWGPPGHRSRTLGLSTGYRDSAGLEEVSRVACGTHGFPGPCTWRRISSLESEV; encoded by the exons ATGCAGCGCGCGGGAGGCGGCCGGCGCGGGCTCTCGGCGCGGGCGCAGCGCCCCTTCCCCCCG GACCCTCCGGTGGACATGGGTGGCGCCCTGGGGCCGGCCCTCCTGCTCACCTCACTCCTCGGcgcctgggcagggctgggcccgGGGCAGGGTGAGCAAGCCATGACGGTGGCCGTGGTGTTTGGCAGCTTGGGGCCACCGCAGGCCCAAGTTCGTACCCGCCTCACCTCCCAGAGCTTCATGGACCTGCCTCTGGAAATCCAGCCGCTCACCGTGGGGGTCAACAACACCAATCCCAGCAGCCTCCTCACCCAGATCTGCGGGCTCCTAGGTGCGGCCCGCGTCCACGGCATTGTCTTTGAGGACAACGTGGGCACCGAGGCCGTGGCCCAGATCCTGGACTTCATCTCCTTCCAGACCCACGTGCCTATTGTCAGCATCAGTGGGGGCTCTGCTGTGGTCCTCACCCCCAAG gagcCGGGCTCCGCCTTCCTGCAGCTGGGCGTGTCCCTGGAGCAGCAGCTGCAGGTGCTGTTCAAGGTGCTGGAGGAGTACGACTGGAGCGCGTTCGCCGTGATCACCAGCCTGCACCCGGGGCACGCGCTCTTCCTGGACGGGGTGCGCGCCGTCGCCGACGCCAGCTACCTGAGCTGGCGGCTGCTGGACGTGCTCACGCTGGAGCTGGGCCCGGGCGGGCAGCGCGCGCACATCCAGCGCCTGCTGCGCCAGGTGGACGCCCCGGTGCTGGTGGCCTACTGCTCGCGCGAGGAGGCCGAGGTGCTCTTCGCCGAGGCGGCGCAGGCCGGTCTGGTGGGGCCCGGACACGTGTGGCTGGTGCCCAGCCTGGCGCTGGGCAGCACCGACACGCCCCCCGCCGCCTTCCCCGTGGGCCTCATCAGCGTCGTCACCGAGAGCTGGCGCCTCAGCCTCCGCCAGAAGGTCCGCGACGGCGTGGCCATCCTGGCCCTGGGCGCCCACGGCTATCAGCGGCAGCACGGTGCCCTGCCCTCCCCGGCTGGGGACTGCCGTGGCCACCCCGGGCCTGTCAGCCCTGCCCGGGAGGCCTTCTACAG GCACCTACTGAATGTCACCTGGGAGGGCCGAGACTTCTCCTTCAGCCCTGGTGGGTACCTGGTCCAGCCCACCATGGTTGTGATCGCCCTCAACCGTCACCGCCTCTGGGAGATG GTGGGGCGCTGGGACCACGGCGTCCTCCACATGAAGTACCCGGTGTGGCCTCGCTATGGTGCGTCTCTACAGCCTGTTATGGACAGCCGGCACGTGACGGTGGCCACGCTCGAAGAGCGGCCCTTTGTCATCGTGGAGAGCCCCGACCCTGGCACGGGCGGCTGTGTGCCCAACACCGTGCCTTGCCGCAGGCAGAACAACCACACCTTCAG CAGCGGTGACACAGCCCCCTACACCAAGCTTTGCTGTAAGGGCTTCTGCATTGACATCCTCAAGAAGCTGGCCAAGGTGGTCAAGTTCTCCTATGACCTGTACCTGGTGACCAATGGCAAGCATGGCAAGAGGGTTCGGGGCGTGTGGAACGGCATGATCGGGGAG GTCTACTACAAGCGGGCAGACATGGCCATCGGCTCCCTCACCATCAACGAGGAGCGCTCCGAGATTGTGGACTTCTCTGTGCCCTTCGTGGAGACGGGCATCAGCGTGATGGTGGCACGTAGCAACGGCACCGTCTCCCCATCGGCCTTCCTGG AGCCCTACAGCCCTTCGGTGTGGGTGATGATGTTTGTCATGTGTCTCACTGTGGTGGCCATCACGGTCTTCATGTTTGAGTACTTCAGCCCTGTCAGCTACGACCAGAACCTCACCAGCGGCAAGA AGTCTGGGGGCCCATCCTTCACCATCGGCAAGTCTGTGTGGCTGCTGTGGGCGCTGGTCTTCAACAACTCGGTGCCCATCGAGAACCCCCGAGGCACCACCAGCAAGATCATGGTCCTAGTCTGGGCCTTCTTTGCCGTCATCTTCCTCGCCAGCTACACCGCTAACCTGGCCGCCTTCATGATCCAGGAGCAGTACATCGACACTGTGTCTGGCCTCAGTGATAAGAAG TTTCAGCGGCCTCAAGATCAGTACCCACCCTTCCGCTTTGGCACGGTGCCCAATGGCAGCACAGAGCGCAACATCCGCAGCAACTACCGAGACATGCACACCCACATGGTCAAGTTCAACCAGCGCTCGGTGGAAGATGCGCTCACCAGCCTCAAGATGGG GAAGCTGGACGCCTTCATCTATGATGCTGCTGTCCTCAACTACATGGCGGGCAAGGATGAGGGCTGCAAGCTGGTCACCATCGGCTCTGGCAAGGTCTTTGCCACCACTGGCTATGGCATCGCCATGCAGAAGGACTCCCACTGGAAGCGGGCCATAGACTTGGCGCTCCTGCAGTTCCTGGGGGACG gggagACACAGAAGTTGGAGACGGTGTGGCTCTCGGGGATCTGCCAGAATGAGAAGAACGAGGTGATGAGCAGCAAGCTGGACATCGACAACATGGCTGGTGTCTTCTACATGCTGCTCGTGGCAATGGGGCTGGCCCTGCTGGTCTTTGCCTGGGAGCACCTGGTCTACTGGAAACTGCGCCACTCAGTGCCCAACACGTCTCGGTTGGACTTCCTGCTGGCCTTCAGCAGG GGCATCTACAGCTGCTTCAGCGGGGTGCAGAGCCTGGCCAGCCCCGCGCGGCCGCCCAGCCCGGACCTGACCGCCGGCTCGGCCCAGGCCAGCGTGCTCAAGATGCTGCAGGCCGCACGCGACATGGTGACCACGGCGGGCGTGAGCAGCTCCCTGGACCGCGCCGCGCGCACCATTGAGAGCTGGGGCAGCGGCCgccgcgcgcccccgccgcccgcctgCCCCGGCCCGCGGCCGCACACCCCCCGCCCGTCCCCCGAGCCCAGCCCCACGGGCTGGGGACCGCCGGGCGGGGGCCGCGCCGCGCCGGGGCGCAGGGCCCCGCAGCCCCCGGGCCACCCCCCGACACCCAGGCCGTCGCTGCCCGACGTCTCCCGGGTGTCGGGCTGGTCGGCTCGGGAGGCGCGGCGGCAGGTGCGGGCCGGGCGCGGCGGGCGGCACCTCTGGGCCTCCGAGAGGCGCGCGCTCCCAGAGCGCCCCCTGTCGCCCGAGCGCTGCCACTACAGCTCCTTCCCTCGAGCCGACCGGTCGGGGCGCCCCTTCCTCCCGCTCTTCCCGGAGCCCCCGGAGCCGGAGGACCTGCCGCTACTCGGGCCGGAGCAGCTGGCTTGGCGGGAGGCCCTGCTGCGCGCGGCCTGGGCCCGGGGCCCACACCCGCGCCACGCTTCCCTGCCCAGCTCGGTGGCCGAGGCCTTCGCCGGGTCCAGATCGCTGCCCGCGGGGTGTGGCCGCCTGGCCTGTGGGCGCCTGGCGCAGGTGCCGCCGATGCGGCTGCCGTCCTACTGGGAGGCCTGCCAGGAGGGCGTGTGGGCGGAGGTCCCCGCCTGGCCGCACAGACAGCCCGCCTGCCTGCACGCCCACGCCCACCTGCCGCTTTGCTGGGGGGTTGtctgcccccctctgcccccctgtgCCAGCCACAGCCCCTGGCTcactggggcctgggggcctccgGGGCACAGGAGCAGGACCCTGGGGCTGAGCACAGGCTACAGGGACAGTGCGGGGCTGGAAGAGGTCAGCAGGGTGGCCTGTGGGACACACGGCTTCCCTGGACCTTGTACCTGGAGGCGGATCTCCAGCTTGGAGTCAGAAGTGTGA
- the FDXR gene encoding NADPH:adrenodoxin oxidoreductase, mitochondrial isoform X2, with translation MPPWGQHHPRAHVDIYEKQLVPFGLVRFGVAPDHPEVKNVINTFTQTARSDRCAFRGNVAVGRDVAVSELRAAYHAVVLSYGAEDHQTLEIPGEELPGVFSARAFVGWYNGLPENRELAPDLSCDTAAILGQGNVALDVARILLTPPEHLEKTDITEAALGVLRQSRVKTVWIVGRRGPLQVAFTIKELREMIQLPGTRPILDPADFLGLQDRIKEVPRQRKRLTELLLRTATENPGVEGAARHALASRTWGLRFFRSPQRVLPSPDGRRVAGVRLAVTRLEGVGEAARAAPTGDTEDLPCGLVLSSVGYKSRPIDPSVPFDPKLGVIPNMEGRVIDVPGLYCSGWVKRGPTGVIATTMTDSFLTGQMLLQDLKAGLLPSGPRPGYAAIEALLSSRGLGPVGPACLFLGLGEAGCRGGVPGQGCREAQGEVAGSSGDAAAAGALSLDPSLAGGERRHAVRGTGAWVSQWDSAPQLCRLPAPAPGLGCLFSRGL, from the exons CACCACCCCCGGGCCCACGTGGACATCTACGAGAAGCAGCTGGTGCCCTTTGGCCTGGTGCGCTTTGGCGTGGCGCCCGACCACCCCGAGGTGAAG AATGTCATCAACACCTTTACCCAGACGGCTCGCTCGGACCGATGTGCCTTCCGTGGCAACGTGGCGGTCGGCAGGGACGTGGCTGTGTCGGAGCTGCGGGCGGCCTACCATGCCGTGGTGCTG AGCTATGGGGCAGAGGACCATCAGACCCTGGAAATTCCCGGTGAGGAGCTTCCTGGTGTTTTCTCGGCCCGGGCCTTTGTGGGCTGGTACAACGGGCTTCCTGAGAATCGGGAG CTGGCGCCAGACCTGAGCTGCGACACAGCTGCGATCCTGGGGCAAGGGAATGTGGCTCTGGATGTGGCCCGGATCCTGCTGACCCCGCCTGAGCACCTGGAG AAAACGGACATCACAGAGGCTGCCCTGGGGGTACTGAGGCAGAGTCGGGTGAAGACGGTGTGGATAGTGGGCCGCCGCGGACCCCTGCAAGTAGCCTTCACCATTAAG gaGCTTCGGGAGATGATTCAGTTACCAGGAACCCGGCCCATTTTGGATCCTGCGGATTTCTTGGGCCTTCAGGACAGAATCAAGG AGGTCCCCCGGCAGAGGAAGCGGCTGACAGAACTTCTCCTTCGAACAGCCACGGAGAACCCAGGGGTGGAGGGGGCTGCCCGCCACGCGCTGGCCTCCCGCACCTGGGGCCTCCGCTTCTTCCGAAGCCCCCAGCGGGTGCTGCCCTCACCAGACGGGCGACGGGTAGCTGGCGTTCGCCTGGCAGTCACCAGACTGGAG GGTGTTGGTGAGGCCGCCCGCGCAGCGCCCACTGGAGACACGGAAGACCTCCCTTGTGGGCTGGTACTGAGCAGTGTGGGGTATAAGAGCCGTCCCATCGACCCCAGTGTGCCCTTTGACCCCAAACTTGGGGTCATCCCCAATATGGAAGGCCGGGTTATAGATGTGCCAG GCCTCTACTGCAGCGGCTGGGTGAAGCGGGGGCCCACAGGGGTCATTGCCACTACCATGACCGACAGCTTCCTCACTGGCCAGATGCTGCTGCAGGACCTGAAGGCCGGGCTGCTGCCATCTGGTCCCAGGCCTGGCTATGCGGCCATCGAGGCCCTGCTCAGCAGCCGAGGTCTGGGCCCCGT GGGTCCGGCCTGTCTCTTTCTCGGACTGGGAGAAGCTGGATGCCGAGGAGGTGTCCCGGGGCAAGGGTGCCGGGAAGCCCAGGGAGAAGTTGCTGGATCCTCAGGAGATGCTGCGGCTGCTGGGGCGCTGAGCCTAGATCCCAGCCTGGCTGGCGGGGAGAGAAGGCATGCTGTGCGTGGGACAGGGGCCTGGGTCAGTCAGTGGGACTCTGCACCACAGCTGTGTCGCCTGCCCGCCCCGGCACCCGGTCTTGGCTGCCTCTTTTCCAGGGGCCTCTGA